A single genomic interval of Fibrobacter sp. UWB13 harbors:
- a CDS encoding fibrobacter succinogenes major paralogous domain-containing protein: MKMFAKFVPFMLVTAMSVFTACGGDSGSNADSEEPVSSSAVKKSSSSKAKSSSSTKNSSSSTKSSSSSKTPSSASSAKAIYDEKNNTMKDPRDNKTYKTVKIGDQVWMAENLNYNSCFSYCYGEEPSYMQNSNPGLCNKYGRLYKWEAATEACPGGWHLPSKDEFETLIQTVGGSDNAGIKLKSVDGWKFEKKETVGTDEYGFSALPGGYRMEYDFSGYVSQNVKSYDFIGDKTAAYFWSSTEDIESSTRLDGNRILVDHAISMSLDNRYASADIGGEPMDNALSVRCVLDSRTSSNEKSSSSKAKSSSSAKSSSSAKSSSSAKSESSVAVPKGCKTSTEDNCEYGELVDDRDGQTYKTVKIGDQWWMAQNLNYRREAKYKNDYCYCYNNSKDNCDKFGRLYVWDAAADACPKGWHLPSTAEWKTLIDSVGGEKVAGITLKTSDWISSGEATDAFGFSVLPAGFRDWVSNYYWEVGYQAFFWTSDEYENSSGCVYFQGQYDNADIRSRDADYGYSVRCVMDVEPKPSVTEPTAKACKTETKDECEYGTLTDSRDKQTYKTVKIDKQWWMAENLNFDAEGSLCFNNDPSKCAKHGRFYFWSAAMDSVGEWSSNGKDCGMGNICTPTYPVRGVCPEGWHLPTSEEYEILFAAVGGELMGGKVLKSTSGWYDNDYDAKPGTDDYAFSVLPTESRYDTEDDLWTYIWTSTGLYESAATTIIFVYDRDDVLMTDMVKDFAYPVRCVKN; this comes from the coding sequence ATGAAAATGTTTGCAAAGTTTGTGCCGTTTATGCTTGTGACAGCTATGTCTGTCTTTACCGCCTGTGGTGGCGATTCTGGCAGCAATGCTGATTCCGAAGAACCTGTGTCTAGCAGTGCTGTGAAAAAATCCAGCAGCAGCAAGGCGAAGTCAAGCTCTTCAACAAAAAATTCCTCCTCAAGCACAAAATCTTCTTCGTCTTCGAAAACGCCCTCAAGTGCGAGCAGTGCTAAGGCTATATACGACGAAAAAAACAACACCATGAAGGACCCTCGCGACAACAAGACCTACAAGACCGTGAAAATCGGCGATCAGGTTTGGATGGCGGAAAACTTGAATTATAATTCGTGCTTTAGCTATTGCTATGGTGAAGAACCTTCATACATGCAAAATAGTAACCCTGGCTTATGCAATAAGTACGGTCGTCTTTACAAGTGGGAAGCTGCAACGGAGGCTTGCCCTGGCGGTTGGCACTTGCCCTCTAAGGATGAATTTGAAACCTTGATCCAAACAGTCGGCGGAAGCGATAATGCGGGGATAAAGCTCAAGTCTGTTGACGGCTGGAAATTTGAGAAAAAAGAAACGGTCGGAACGGATGAGTATGGCTTTTCTGCCCTCCCTGGAGGCTACAGAATGGAATATGATTTTAGTGGTTATGTCTCTCAGAATGTTAAATCGTACGATTTTATTGGTGACAAGACTGCGGCGTATTTCTGGAGTTCTACGGAAGATATTGAATCGTCGACTAGGCTGGATGGCAATAGGATTCTGGTTGATCACGCGATCAGCATGTCTTTGGATAATCGTTACGCATCGGCTGATATTGGGGGCGAGCCGATGGATAATGCATTGTCCGTCCGCTGCGTTTTGGATTCCAGAACTTCGTCTAATGAAAAGTCTAGCAGTAGCAAGGCAAAGTCTTCGTCTAGTGCAAAGTCTTCTTCATCTGCGAAGTCCTCTTCATCTGCGAAATCGGAGAGCTCTGTGGCTGTGCCAAAAGGCTGCAAAACTTCAACCGAAGATAATTGCGAGTATGGCGAGCTGGTGGATGACCGCGACGGACAAACTTACAAGACTGTGAAAATCGGTGACCAGTGGTGGATGGCCCAGAATCTGAATTACAGAAGAGAGGCAAAATACAAAAACGATTATTGCTATTGTTACAATAATTCAAAAGATAATTGCGATAAGTTTGGGCGCTTATATGTATGGGATGCAGCTGCGGACGCTTGTCCCAAGGGATGGCATCTGCCTTCCACAGCGGAATGGAAAACCTTGATTGACTCAGTGGGGGGCGAAAAAGTCGCTGGCATAACACTCAAGACGAGTGACTGGATCTCCAGTGGCGAGGCGACGGATGCTTTCGGTTTTTCCGTGCTTCCTGCAGGTTTCAGGGACTGGGTCTCAAACTATTATTGGGAGGTGGGTTATCAAGCGTTCTTTTGGACCTCTGATGAATATGAAAACAGTAGTGGATGCGTGTATTTTCAGGGTCAGTATGATAACGCGGATATCCGCTCCAGAGACGCAGACTACGGTTATTCTGTCCGTTGCGTGATGGATGTCGAGCCAAAGCCTTCGGTTACAGAGCCTACGGCGAAAGCCTGCAAAACTGAAACTAAAGATGAATGTGAATATGGCACGCTAACGGACTCCCGCGACAAACAAACTTACAAGACCGTGAAAATTGATAAGCAATGGTGGATGGCTGAAAATCTGAACTTTGATGCGGAAGGCAGTCTTTGCTTTAATAACGATCCTAGCAAGTGTGCAAAACATGGCCGCTTCTACTTTTGGTCTGCTGCTATGGATAGTGTAGGCGAGTGGAGCTCGAATGGCAAGGATTGCGGCATGGGCAATATATGTACGCCGACTTACCCTGTACGTGGGGTATGCCCCGAAGGGTGGCATTTGCCGACCAGTGAAGAATATGAAATTTTATTTGCGGCAGTCGGAGGCGAGTTGATGGGTGGCAAGGTGCTGAAATCAACAAGTGGCTGGTATGATAATGATTATGATGCAAAACCGGGAACGGATGACTACGCGTTCTCGGTTTTGCCCACCGAATCTAGATATGACACGGAAGATGATTTGTGGACATACATTTGGACATCTACAGGGCTTTATGAATCTGCTGCGACGACCATAATATTCGTATATGATAGAGATGATGTGTTAATGACCGACATGGTCAAGGACTTTGCGTATCCAGTCCGTTGCGTAAAAAATTAG
- the htpG gene encoding molecular chaperone HtpG — MATEKMEFQTEVRDMLNLMINSLYSNKEIFLRELVSNAADALDKRRFLSLSNSSLLPVGTQLRIDISVNKEGKRLVVEDNGIGMNKEDLINCLGTIARSGTKNFIKNLKDADKGSVDLIGQFGVGFYSVFMVAKKVEVLTLKAGETQGYLWSSEGTGDFEISEAPLDKVGTKITLYLKDDEDAEDFASEWKIKDIVQKYSGFVSYGIYFHPEATKNDKGELEEKPEERLNDKTALWRQSEKEVTEEQYKDFYNVISHEADEPAAWSHSHAEGSQEFWSLVYIPSKAPFNIWHNDALHGLKLYVKKVFIMDDCKDLLPPWLRFVRGVVDSEDLPLNVSREILQNNKIITNIRKHVIKKVLDALQNMADKDVAKYNAWWRELGMVLKEGFYMNWEHLDELKKLLRFESTKTEGDALVSLDEYVKRMPEGQKEIYYLVGDKNAIKSNPMLEAFKAKGYEVLLMSDGIDEFMMSSLTEFGDKKFHDISRGDVDFEKTEEEKKAEEENKGIFKGLCENLQKVLDENIKEVRVSSRLKDSPCCLVTSEDAMSAQMERMMKAMGQKNLPKSKRILEINPTHPICEMLKKKAEANEDLGDWPKALYGQALLAEGSPLPNPAEYVAAVTRLLGQAAGK, encoded by the coding sequence ATGGCAACAGAAAAGATGGAGTTCCAGACCGAAGTTCGCGACATGCTGAACTTGATGATCAATTCTCTTTACAGCAACAAGGAAATTTTCCTCCGCGAATTGGTTTCTAACGCAGCAGATGCACTCGACAAGCGTCGTTTCCTCTCGCTTTCGAACTCCAGCCTCCTCCCGGTGGGCACGCAGTTGCGCATCGATATTTCGGTGAACAAGGAAGGCAAGCGCCTCGTTGTCGAAGACAACGGTATCGGCATGAACAAGGAAGACTTGATCAACTGCTTGGGCACGATTGCACGTAGCGGCACCAAGAACTTCATCAAGAACTTGAAAGATGCCGACAAGGGCAGCGTCGATCTCATCGGTCAGTTCGGTGTGGGTTTCTACTCCGTGTTCATGGTCGCCAAGAAGGTCGAAGTCTTGACGCTCAAGGCTGGCGAAACGCAGGGTTACCTGTGGAGCTCCGAAGGCACGGGCGATTTCGAAATTTCTGAAGCACCGCTCGACAAGGTGGGCACCAAGATTACGCTTTACCTCAAGGACGACGAAGACGCCGAAGATTTCGCGAGCGAATGGAAGATCAAGGACATCGTCCAAAAGTATAGCGGTTTCGTGAGCTACGGCATTTACTTCCATCCGGAAGCAACGAAGAACGACAAGGGCGAACTTGAAGAAAAGCCCGAAGAACGTTTGAACGACAAGACCGCTTTGTGGCGCCAGAGCGAAAAGGAAGTCACCGAAGAACAGTACAAGGATTTCTACAACGTCATCAGCCACGAAGCCGACGAACCGGCCGCTTGGAGCCACAGCCACGCCGAAGGTTCCCAGGAATTCTGGAGCCTTGTGTACATTCCGTCAAAGGCTCCGTTCAACATTTGGCACAACGACGCTCTGCACGGCCTCAAGCTCTACGTGAAAAAAGTCTTTATCATGGACGACTGCAAGGACCTGCTGCCGCCGTGGCTCCGCTTTGTGCGCGGTGTGGTGGATAGCGAAGACTTGCCGTTGAACGTGTCCCGTGAAATCTTGCAGAACAACAAGATTATCACGAACATCCGCAAGCATGTGATTAAGAAGGTGCTCGACGCCTTGCAGAACATGGCTGACAAGGATGTCGCTAAGTACAACGCCTGGTGGCGTGAACTCGGCATGGTCTTGAAGGAAGGCTTCTACATGAACTGGGAACATCTTGATGAACTCAAGAAGTTGCTCCGTTTCGAAAGCACCAAGACCGAAGGCGACGCTCTCGTTAGCCTCGACGAATACGTAAAGCGCATGCCGGAAGGTCAGAAGGAAATCTACTACCTCGTGGGCGACAAGAACGCCATCAAGTCGAACCCGATGCTCGAAGCCTTCAAGGCCAAGGGCTACGAAGTGTTGCTCATGAGCGACGGCATTGATGAATTCATGATGTCTAGCCTCACGGAATTCGGCGACAAGAAGTTCCACGACATTTCCCGTGGCGATGTGGACTTCGAAAAGACCGAAGAAGAAAAGAAGGCCGAAGAAGAGAACAAGGGCATTTTCAAGGGTCTCTGCGAAAACTTGCAGAAGGTCTTGGACGAAAACATCAAAGAAGTCCGCGTGTCTAGCCGCCTCAAAGACAGCCCTTGCTGCCTCGTGACAAGCGAAGATGCGATGAGCGCTCAGATGGAACGCATGATGAAGGCGATGGGCCAGAAGAACTTGCCTAAGAGCAAGCGTATTCTGGAAATCAACCCGACGCACCCGATTTGCGAAATGCTCAAGAAGAAAGCCGAAGCGAACGAAGATCTTGGCGATTGGCCGAAGGCCCTCTACGGTCAGGCTTTGCTTGCCGAAGGTTCTCCGCTTCCGAACCCGGCAGAATATGTCGCTGCGGTCACACGACTGCTCGGCCAAGCTGCTGGTAAGTAA
- a CDS encoding polysaccharide deacetylase family protein, translating to MSKRFLLCFHDFSVWNYQKVTPILDELKELVGGPFSLLVIPDTENATPEAVENFRTTLAKLKSEGFELALHGFKHKAEFSQGRSYAGLVGMNLTGGEAEFAGLSEYESSRLLQAALDSWKKLFADENGNAEAPVAFVPPTWFSNKFLPGQVRAEKMLYEDRFSLTTTEGVRYASPVASFAGIPKSTEKAAFVYAEGILKIPFGVPRIAVHPVDFPRLNDKIRDLIRLALGRKRCLTLYRDL from the coding sequence ATGAGCAAGCGTTTTCTCCTTTGTTTTCACGATTTTAGCGTCTGGAACTACCAGAAAGTGACCCCGATTCTTGATGAACTCAAGGAATTAGTCGGTGGGCCTTTTAGCTTACTCGTGATTCCCGATACGGAGAACGCAACGCCTGAAGCCGTTGAAAATTTCCGCACAACTCTCGCCAAGCTCAAGTCCGAAGGATTTGAACTTGCACTGCATGGCTTTAAGCACAAAGCAGAATTCAGCCAGGGCCGCAGTTATGCGGGGCTTGTGGGTATGAACCTCACGGGTGGCGAGGCTGAATTTGCGGGGCTTTCCGAGTACGAATCGAGCCGCCTTTTGCAAGCGGCTCTAGATTCTTGGAAAAAGTTATTTGCCGATGAAAACGGAAATGCTGAAGCTCCTGTTGCGTTTGTCCCGCCGACGTGGTTTAGCAACAAGTTCTTGCCAGGGCAAGTCCGTGCAGAAAAAATGTTGTACGAAGACCGCTTTTCTTTGACTACCACTGAAGGTGTCCGCTATGCATCGCCGGTGGCGAGTTTTGCGGGCATTCCAAAATCAACGGAAAAGGCTGCTTTTGTCTATGCCGAAGGAATCTTAAAAATCCCGTTCGGCGTTCCTCGTATTGCCGTCCATCCTGTGGATTTCCCGCGTCTGAACGACAAGATTCGTGACCTTATTCGATTAGCGCTTGGCAGAAAGCGCTGCCTCACGCTTTATCGCGATCTTTAA
- the pdxS gene encoding pyridoxal 5'-phosphate synthase lyase subunit PdxS encodes MSTENRYELNKNLAQMLKGGVIMDVTTPEQAKIAEAAGAAAVMALERIPADIRAAGGVSRMSDPKMIKGIQDAVSIPVMAKCRIGHFVEAQLLEAIEIDYIDESEVLSPADDVFHINKHEFKVPFVCGARDLGEALRRIEEGASMIRTKGEPGTGDIVQAVRHIRLMNQEIARISSMREDELFNRAKELQVSYELVKYVHDHKRLPVVNFAAGGVATPADAALMMQLGAEGVFVGSGIFKSGNPAKRAAAIVQAVTNYTDAKLIAKLSEDLGEAMVGINENEIALLMAERGK; translated from the coding sequence ATGTCTACAGAAAATCGCTACGAACTCAACAAGAATCTCGCCCAAATGCTTAAAGGCGGAGTCATTATGGATGTGACTACCCCGGAACAGGCAAAAATAGCAGAAGCAGCCGGTGCAGCCGCCGTCATGGCCCTCGAACGCATCCCCGCCGATATCCGCGCCGCAGGCGGAGTCTCACGCATGAGCGATCCCAAGATGATCAAGGGAATTCAAGATGCCGTTTCCATCCCCGTGATGGCCAAGTGCCGTATCGGTCACTTTGTCGAAGCACAACTCCTCGAAGCCATCGAAATTGACTATATCGACGAAAGCGAAGTACTCTCCCCCGCCGATGACGTATTCCATATCAACAAGCACGAATTCAAAGTGCCGTTCGTCTGCGGTGCCCGCGACCTCGGCGAAGCCCTCCGCCGCATCGAAGAAGGCGCTTCCATGATCCGCACCAAAGGCGAACCAGGAACCGGCGACATCGTACAGGCAGTCCGTCACATTCGCCTCATGAATCAGGAAATCGCACGCATCTCGTCCATGCGCGAAGATGAGCTTTTCAACCGCGCCAAGGAATTGCAAGTCTCGTACGAACTCGTAAAGTACGTTCACGACCACAAGCGACTCCCCGTCGTGAACTTTGCCGCAGGAGGCGTTGCCACACCCGCCGACGCAGCACTCATGATGCAACTCGGCGCCGAAGGCGTGTTCGTCGGTTCGGGCATTTTCAAGTCCGGCAATCCAGCCAAGCGTGCCGCCGCCATTGTACAAGCAGTCACAAACTACACGGACGCCAAGCTCATCGCCAAGCTCTCCGAAGATTTGGGCGAAGCGATGGTCGGCATCAACGAAAACGAAATTGCACTTTTAATGGCTGAACGAGGCAAGTAA
- a CDS encoding PLP-dependent aminotransferase family protein translates to MLSYDISKAGDDTLYHFLYRSIKDDILSGRLEADAKLPSKRPFANALGVSVVTVENAYEQLLAEGFIYSLPRKGFFVAVIQSKNPQILPKPVPTKQSRESQRVETPKALHYIADFVNNQVDASTFPFSTWAKITRKVLCEQQNELLTRSPNSGVLALRKAIAKMLLDFRGMRVDPEQIVVGAGTDCLYTWLVQLLGFDKKYGVEDPGYSKISKIYQKLNVVCNFIPLDEHGIRIDQLEETCTDVVHLSPSHHFPTGKVMPVSRRYELLSWASKSSNRYIVEDEYDSEFRMVGRPIPALQNIDVQDKTVYINSFSKTLASTVRVGYMILPKPLAQKFHKEFSFYTCTVSNLEQYVLAKFISGGHYEKHINRMRNFYRHRRDTLLDIIRRSSLHDRVEIAEQDAGLHFILKVKTTLSDEEFCNRALEKGVRIGALSDYYTMDEPSQHEFVINYSSVPEKQMKKAISLLEKIVE, encoded by the coding sequence ATGCTTTCATATGATATCTCAAAGGCGGGGGATGATACTCTTTATCATTTCTTGTATCGTTCTATCAAGGACGATATTCTGTCGGGGCGTCTTGAAGCGGATGCGAAGCTTCCGTCGAAGCGTCCGTTTGCAAATGCGCTGGGCGTGAGCGTCGTGACCGTTGAAAATGCGTACGAGCAGCTTTTAGCCGAAGGCTTTATTTACTCGCTTCCGCGCAAGGGCTTTTTCGTTGCGGTGATTCAATCAAAAAATCCGCAGATTCTTCCCAAGCCTGTTCCGACCAAGCAATCCCGTGAGTCGCAACGCGTTGAAACGCCTAAGGCTCTACATTACATTGCAGACTTTGTCAATAATCAAGTAGATGCTTCGACATTCCCGTTCTCGACGTGGGCGAAGATTACGCGAAAAGTCCTTTGTGAACAGCAAAATGAACTGCTGACTCGTTCGCCAAATTCAGGAGTCCTTGCTCTCCGAAAAGCGATTGCTAAAATGCTTCTGGATTTTCGCGGAATGCGTGTGGATCCGGAACAGATTGTCGTTGGCGCTGGGACGGATTGCCTTTACACTTGGCTTGTGCAACTATTGGGCTTTGATAAAAAGTACGGCGTCGAAGACCCCGGCTACAGCAAGATTTCTAAAATTTACCAAAAGCTAAATGTTGTTTGCAATTTTATCCCGCTTGATGAGCATGGCATTCGCATAGACCAGCTTGAAGAAACTTGCACGGACGTTGTCCATCTTTCGCCATCGCACCATTTCCCGACAGGGAAGGTAATGCCCGTGAGCCGTCGCTATGAACTCTTGAGTTGGGCTTCAAAATCGAGCAACCGCTACATTGTCGAAGATGAATACGATAGCGAATTCCGCATGGTGGGCCGCCCGATACCTGCGTTGCAAAACATTGACGTGCAAGACAAGACGGTTTATATAAATTCATTTTCTAAAACGCTTGCTTCTACGGTGCGCGTGGGCTACATGATTCTCCCGAAACCGCTTGCGCAAAAATTTCACAAAGAATTTTCATTTTACACTTGCACTGTATCGAACCTTGAACAGTACGTACTCGCAAAATTCATCAGCGGCGGTCATTACGAAAAGCACATCAACCGTATGCGCAATTTTTACCGTCACCGTCGCGATACTCTGCTTGATATCATCCGTCGCAGCTCGCTTCACGACCGCGTTGAAATCGCTGAACAAGATGCCGGCTTGCACTTTATTCTAAAAGTGAAGACCACGCTTTCCGACGAAGAATTTTGCAATCGGGCTCTCGAAAAAGGCGTACGCATCGGAGCACTTTCGGATTATTACACGATGGACGAACCTTCGCAACACGAATTTGTCATCAACTATTCATCTGTACCCGAAAAACAGATGAAAAAGGCTATTTCGCTGCTTGAAAAAATTGTGGAGTGA
- the pdxT gene encoding pyridoxal 5'-phosphate synthase glutaminase subunit PdxT translates to MKIGVLAVQGAFAEHRTMLEKLGVETFEIRQLRDLEQDFDGLILPGGESTVQGKLLHDLGLFEPLRERIESGLPTFGTCAGLILLAEKLSNDGHTYFATTPVTVERNAYGRQLGSFYTEEIFEGIGKIPMTFIRAPLIQRASKDVQVLATVQNQIVAVRYKNQLAISFHPELNNDLRIHRYFLESIVQARTQYSISA, encoded by the coding sequence ATCAAAATCGGCGTACTCGCCGTACAGGGAGCGTTTGCAGAACACCGAACGATGCTTGAAAAGCTTGGGGTCGAGACGTTTGAAATCCGCCAGTTGCGCGACTTGGAACAAGATTTCGACGGACTCATTTTACCCGGCGGCGAAAGCACCGTGCAAGGAAAACTTTTGCACGACCTCGGACTTTTCGAGCCTTTACGCGAACGCATCGAAAGCGGACTCCCGACTTTTGGAACTTGCGCAGGACTCATATTGCTCGCCGAAAAATTGAGCAACGACGGTCACACGTACTTTGCGACAACGCCCGTTACTGTAGAACGCAACGCTTACGGCAGGCAGCTCGGAAGTTTCTACACTGAAGAAATTTTCGAAGGAATCGGAAAAATCCCGATGACGTTCATCCGAGCCCCGCTCATACAGCGCGCAAGCAAAGACGTACAAGTTCTAGCGACCGTCCAAAACCAAATCGTCGCCGTGCGGTACAAGAATCAACTCGCCATTTCGTTCCATCCGGAACTGAACAACGACCTGAGAATCCACAGGTACTTCCTGGAATCAATCGTTCAGGCAAGGACTCAGTATTCTATCAGTGCATAA
- a CDS encoding undecaprenyl-diphosphate phosphatase gives MFESIILGLLQGLAEFLPISSSGHLVLGHELLNMNEAGMFFDIMLHAGTLLSIFVVFHKKITDIIVGCLRRDRDQLREAGYIILASIPTAMIGLGFKDALESLFENPRAVCVAELFTGLLLFTSQWGPTGAKHPDNEGVKMNWWRALVTGTVQGIACIPGISRSGSTISAMMFMGVNRKYAGEFSFLMSIPAVGGAALLDCIKWFKCQNVEKVAQMALENPEKAAKCAEAGNFTPELLVGMIVAFIFGVIALKWLMNFVQKGKFQHFAWYVWAVGILGLILL, from the coding sequence ATGTTCGAATCTATCATTCTCGGCCTTTTGCAGGGCCTCGCCGAATTCCTCCCCATCTCCAGCTCCGGCCATTTAGTGCTCGGGCACGAACTTTTAAACATGAACGAAGCGGGCATGTTCTTTGACATCATGCTCCACGCAGGCACGCTGCTTTCGATCTTCGTGGTGTTCCACAAGAAGATTACAGATATCATCGTCGGTTGCCTCCGTCGCGATCGCGACCAGCTCCGCGAAGCGGGCTACATCATTCTCGCGAGCATCCCGACTGCAATGATCGGCCTCGGCTTCAAGGATGCGCTTGAAAGCCTGTTCGAAAACCCGCGCGCCGTCTGCGTTGCAGAACTTTTCACCGGTCTTTTGCTTTTCACATCGCAGTGGGGCCCGACCGGCGCCAAGCACCCGGATAACGAAGGCGTCAAGATGAACTGGTGGCGCGCACTCGTGACCGGCACCGTACAGGGCATCGCCTGCATCCCGGGCATCAGCCGTAGCGGCTCAACCATCAGCGCCATGATGTTCATGGGCGTGAACCGCAAGTACGCCGGTGAATTCAGCTTCCTCATGAGCATTCCGGCCGTTGGCGGTGCAGCACTCCTCGATTGCATCAAGTGGTTCAAGTGCCAGAACGTTGAAAAGGTCGCCCAGATGGCTTTGGAAAATCCCGAAAAAGCAGCCAAGTGCGCCGAAGCAGGTAATTTCACCCCAGAACTTTTGGTCGGCATGATCGTCGCATTCATCTTCGGCGTCATCGCCCTCAAGTGGCTCATGAACTTTGTCCAAAAGGGCAAGTTCCAGCACTTCGCCTGGTACGTCTGGGCGGTCGGCATTCTCGGATTGATTTTGCTGTAA